The following are encoded together in the Juglans microcarpa x Juglans regia isolate MS1-56 chromosome 2D, Jm3101_v1.0, whole genome shotgun sequence genome:
- the LOC121248217 gene encoding agamous-like MADS-box protein MADS2 isoform X1: MGRGRVELKRIENKINRQVTFAKRRNGLLKKAYELSVLCDAEVALIIFSNRGKLYEFCSSSSMLKTLERYQKCSYGAVEVNRPAKELEQSSYREYLRLKARFESLQQTQRNLLGEDLVPLNTDDLEKLERQLESSLKQVRSTKTQCMLDQLSDLQSKEQLLLESNRALTIKLDEICSRNHLGQSWEGGEQSYSYGPQNPQTQGFFQPIDCNPTLQMGYNASGSEQITATSHAQQINGFIPGWML; the protein is encoded by the exons ATGGGGAGGGGAAGGGTGGAGCTGAAGAGGATAGAGAACAAGATAAACAGGCAGGTCACGTTTGCAAAGAGGAGGAATGGGCTTCTCAAGAAAGCCTACGAGCTTTCAGTTCTCTGTGATGCTGAGGTAGCCCTCATTATCTTCTCCAACCGTGGCAAGCTCTATGAGTTCTGTAGCAGCTCTAG CATGCTTAAAACACTTGAAAGGTACCAAAAATGCAGCTATGGTGCCGTGGAAGTCAACAGACCTGCCAAGGAGCTAGAG CAGAGCAGTTACCGGGAGTACCTGAGATTGAAAGCTAGGTTTGAGTCCTTACAACAAACCCAGAG AAACCTTCTTGGGGAAGACTTGGTCCCATTAAACACAGACGACCTGGAGAAGCTTGAGCGCCAACTGGAGTCATCCTTAAAACAAGTTAGGTCCACTAAG ACGCAGTGTATGCTAGACCAGCTTTCTGATCTCCAAAGTAAG GAACAATTATTACTGGAATCAAACAGAGCTTTGACGATCAAG CTGGATGAGATTTGTTCAAGAAATCACCTTGGACAATCATGGGAAGGCGGGGAGCAAAGTTACTCATATGGTCCTCAAAATCCTCAAACTCAGGGGTTCTTCCAGCCCATAGATTGCAATCCCACATTGCAGATGGG GTATAATGCATCTGGTTCAGAGCAGATAACTGCAACAAGCCATGCCCAACAAATCAATGGGTTTATCCCAGGGTGGATGCTTTAA
- the LOC121248217 gene encoding agamous-like MADS-box protein MADS2 isoform X2 encodes MGRGRVELKRIENKINRQVTFAKRRNGLLKKAYELSVLCDAEVALIIFSNRGKLYEFCSSSSMLKTLERYQKCSYGAVEVNRPAKELESSYREYLRLKARFESLQQTQRNLLGEDLVPLNTDDLEKLERQLESSLKQVRSTKTQCMLDQLSDLQSKEQLLLESNRALTIKLDEICSRNHLGQSWEGGEQSYSYGPQNPQTQGFFQPIDCNPTLQMGYNASGSEQITATSHAQQINGFIPGWML; translated from the exons ATGGGGAGGGGAAGGGTGGAGCTGAAGAGGATAGAGAACAAGATAAACAGGCAGGTCACGTTTGCAAAGAGGAGGAATGGGCTTCTCAAGAAAGCCTACGAGCTTTCAGTTCTCTGTGATGCTGAGGTAGCCCTCATTATCTTCTCCAACCGTGGCAAGCTCTATGAGTTCTGTAGCAGCTCTAG CATGCTTAAAACACTTGAAAGGTACCAAAAATGCAGCTATGGTGCCGTGGAAGTCAACAGACCTGCCAAGGAGCTAGAG AGCAGTTACCGGGAGTACCTGAGATTGAAAGCTAGGTTTGAGTCCTTACAACAAACCCAGAG AAACCTTCTTGGGGAAGACTTGGTCCCATTAAACACAGACGACCTGGAGAAGCTTGAGCGCCAACTGGAGTCATCCTTAAAACAAGTTAGGTCCACTAAG ACGCAGTGTATGCTAGACCAGCTTTCTGATCTCCAAAGTAAG GAACAATTATTACTGGAATCAAACAGAGCTTTGACGATCAAG CTGGATGAGATTTGTTCAAGAAATCACCTTGGACAATCATGGGAAGGCGGGGAGCAAAGTTACTCATATGGTCCTCAAAATCCTCAAACTCAGGGGTTCTTCCAGCCCATAGATTGCAATCCCACATTGCAGATGGG GTATAATGCATCTGGTTCAGAGCAGATAACTGCAACAAGCCATGCCCAACAAATCAATGGGTTTATCCCAGGGTGGATGCTTTAA
- the LOC121248219 gene encoding uncharacterized protein LOC121248219, whose amino-acid sequence MENITASELAGFGVGTLLVFVTIAAPRIDAFISASQRSSLGMCKRCGNLKMIACTKCKGVGVVRGGPFGFNLDNELYQLLGSGGSKVQSIACTKCQARGHFSCPDCCKI is encoded by the exons ATGGAGAATATAACGGCAAGCGAACTGGCCGGATTTGGGGTTGGCACTCTGCTCGTATTCGTCACCATTGCTGCCCCAAGAATCGATGCCTTCATCTCTGCCTCCCAGCGCAG CTCTTTGGGCATGTGCAAGAGATGCGGCAATCTGAAGATGATAGCATGCACAAAATGTAAAGGAGTAGGAGTTGTCAGAGGTGGACCATTTGGGTTTAATCTTGACAATGAATTGTACCAATTGCTTGGAAGTGGTGGGTCAAAGGTGCAATCCATTGCCTGCACTAAATGTCAAGCCAGGGGCCATTTCTCCTGCCCCGATTGCTGCAAGATATAA
- the LOC121248540 gene encoding MYB-like transcription factor EOBII, giving the protein MGWGIPEQGWTKGPWTPAEDKLLSDYANLYGEGRWTSVAKCPDCIHIGLFLFVLSGLNRSGKSCRLRWVNYLKPGLKRGQLTPIEAGIVIELHALWGNRWSTIARYLPGRTDNEIKNYLRTHFKKKDRSPEKKEKGTKAIIPKQKQPPQTQEQLPQENDMIKRAISCGNSTPSDHHDQQITTESQGGKEMFFMHHPTNLEDQCLPVTCQDVAPWLDTIREDLCGGPWNLDNHPMGGMDIDHHDQATAAGFSCGRVNSIDYFYNEDYIFLEGRSCI; this is encoded by the exons ATGGGGTGGGGAATTCCAGAACAAGGGTGGACGAAAGGTCCTTGGACTCCTGCAGAGGATAAATTGCTTAGTGACTATGCCAACTTGTACGGGGAGGGACGATGGACCAGTGTGGCCAAGTGTCCAG ATTGCATTCATATTGGACTGTTTTTATTTGTCTTATCAGGTTTGAATAGGAGTGGCAAGAGCTGCAGGCTAAGGTGGGTGAATTATCTCAAGCCTGGGCTCAAAAGAGGCCAATTAACACCCATAGAGGCTGGCATTGTTATTGAATTGCATGCTCTCTGGGGTAACAG GTGGTCAACCATTGCAAGATACCTGCCTGGGAGAACGGACAATGAGATAAAAAACTACCTGAGAACCCATTTCAAGAAGAAAGACAGATCCcctgagaagaaagaaaagggtaCTAAAGCaataatcccaaaacaaaaacaaccacCACAGACGCAGGAGCAGTTGCCACAAGAGAATGACATGATCAAAAGGGCGATATCCTGTGGAAACAGTACTCCAagtgatcatcatgatcagcaGATTACGACCGAATCACAGGGAGGAAAAGAGATGTTTTTCATGCACCACCCCACTAATTTGGAGGATCAATGCTTGCCTGTGACGTGTCAGGATGTGGCACCATGGTTGGATACAATCAGGGAAGACTTATGTGGTGGCCCGTGGAACCTAGACAATCATCCCATGGGCGGCATGGatattgatcatcatgatcaagcTACTGCTGCAGGTTTTTCTTGTGGCCGTGTGAATTCGATCGATTACTTCTACAATGAAGACTACATTTTCCTGGAAGGCCGATCGTGCATCTAA
- the LOC121248220 gene encoding MYB-like transcription factor EOBI → MMMGRGLPEQGWRKGPWTHEEDKLLSEYVSLHGEGRWSSVARAAGLNRSGKSCRLRWVNYLRPGLKRGQLTPQEEGIIIELHGLWGNKWSTIARYLPGRTDNEIKNYWRTHFKKEKSSQKYEKRKQQLMKQREQQEQQQLEQHKQQPQEQDMMENILALAETSTQKITEAQARQEMQALTYLTSEHHYLPVMYQDHDASLSDTAGSDDDGLWGGLWNL, encoded by the exons ATGATGATGGGTCGGGGTTTGCCAGAACAAGGGTGGAGGAAGGGTCCTTGGACTCATGAAGAGGATAAATTGCTTAGTGAATATGTAAGCTTACATGGGGAGGGAAGATGGAGCTCTGTGGCGAGAGCCGCAG GTCTGAACAGGAGTGGCAAGAGCTGCAGGCTAAGGTGggtgaattatctcaggcctgGTCTCAAGAGGGGCCAATTAACACCTCAAGAGGAAGGCATCATTATTGAGCTGCATGGTCTATGGGGTAACAA GTGGTCAACTATTGCTAGATACTTGCCCGGGAGAACAGACAACGAGATCAAGAACTACTGGAGAACCcatttcaagaaagaaaaatcctcTCAGAAGTATGAAAAGCGCAAACAGCAACTGATGAAACAACGAGAACAACAGGAACAGCAACAACTAGAGCAGCACAAGCAGCAGCCGCAAGAACAAGACATGATGGAAAATATCCTAGCTCTTGCAGAGACCAGCACCCAGAAAATTACTGAAGCTCAAGCAAGGCAAGAGATGCAGGCTCTCACGTACCTGACATCGGAGCACCATTATTTGCCTGTAATGTATCAAGATCATGATGCATCCTTGTCGGACACAGCGGGATCAGACGACGATGGGCTATGGGGTGGGCTGTGGAACCTGTAA